In bacterium, the following proteins share a genomic window:
- the speB gene encoding agmatinase, protein MTVPKPVDSMVYPRHGNIATFMRLAHVPDPRELDVAYVGVPFDTSAGYKVGARLGPRAIRAASSAVRLHHPVHDVTVHERIRIADYGDVATTPFEIEKTYDSITREFDAIYAAGCRTIAVGGDHGITYPILRAVAKHTGPVGIVQIDSHTDTHDTQFGYRLTHATPFRRAHEDGLLVPARVMQIGIRGSLFYPDDLAWSRRHYHLVTADEVHRRGVDAVVEQMRAVVGDAPVYFSFDIDGLDPMCAPGTGVPEIGGLTTWQAMQIIRGFAGLRLVGADLVEVSPACDTNDVTSIVAAQLLFEISAVFAANAAPR, encoded by the coding sequence ATGACGGTTCCAAAGCCCGTCGACAGCATGGTCTACCCGCGGCACGGCAACATCGCCACGTTCATGCGCCTGGCGCACGTGCCCGATCCCCGGGAGCTCGACGTGGCGTACGTCGGCGTGCCGTTCGACACGAGCGCGGGCTACAAAGTCGGCGCGCGCCTTGGGCCGCGGGCGATCCGGGCCGCCTCGAGCGCCGTCCGCCTGCACCACCCCGTGCACGACGTCACCGTGCACGAGCGGATTCGGATCGCCGACTACGGGGACGTTGCGACGACGCCGTTCGAGATCGAAAAGACCTACGACTCGATTACGCGCGAGTTCGACGCGATCTACGCGGCGGGCTGCCGCACGATCGCCGTGGGCGGCGACCACGGCATCACGTACCCGATCTTGCGCGCGGTGGCGAAGCACACCGGGCCGGTCGGGATCGTGCAGATCGATTCCCACACCGACACCCACGACACGCAGTTCGGGTACCGCCTCACGCACGCGACGCCGTTCCGCCGCGCCCACGAGGACGGGCTGCTGGTGCCCGCCCGGGTGATGCAGATCGGCATCCGCGGCAGCCTGTTCTATCCCGACGATCTCGCGTGGTCGCGCCGGCACTACCATCTGGTGACGGCCGACGAGGTCCACCGCCGCGGGGTCGACGCGGTCGTAGAACAGATGCGCGCCGTAGTTGGCGACGCGCCGGTCTATTTTTCGTTCGACATCGACGGCCTCGACCCGATGTGCGCCCCCGGCACCGGCGTGCCGGAGATCGGCGGTCTCACGACGTGGCAGGCGATGCAGATCATCCGCGGGTTCGCCGGGCTCCGGCTCGTCGGCGCCGATCTCGTCGAGGTCTCCCCGGCCTGCGACACCAACGACGTGACTTCGATCGTGGCGGCGCAGCTGCTGTTCGAGATCTCGGCCGTCTTCGCCGCGAACGCCGCGCCGCGATGA
- a CDS encoding MarR family transcriptional regulator gives MARKTIRDHTSSLTSSPVETKDMLIGALLRVPAQAIQRRIIKGLNEAGFEELHVPHMAVLQYPGPDGVRPGILAERAGMSKQAMNQLLRSLERLGYIVRSDAPDEGRARIIHFTKRGRAAYSRISDILRDIEREWSAELGTQRFSRLKALLFRIWESPLTR, from the coding sequence ATGGCGCGTAAGACGATCCGTGACCATACATCGAGCCTAACAAGTTCACCGGTTGAAACGAAGGATATGCTCATCGGTGCGTTGCTGCGCGTTCCGGCTCAGGCGATCCAGCGCCGTATCATCAAGGGGCTGAACGAGGCCGGCTTTGAGGAGCTACACGTGCCGCACATGGCGGTGCTGCAATATCCGGGGCCGGATGGCGTTCGCCCCGGCATTCTCGCCGAACGCGCGGGCATGAGCAAGCAGGCCATGAACCAGCTCCTCCGGAGTCTCGAACGTCTCGGCTATATCGTCCGGTCCGACGCACCCGACGAGGGGCGCGCACGAATTATCCACTTCACCAAACGCGGCCGCGCCGCATACTCAAGAATTTCCGACATACTCCGCGACATCGAGCGCGAATGGAGCGCTGAACTGGGGACACAGCGCTTCTCTCGGCTCAAAGCACTGCTATTCCGTATATGGGAGAGCCCGTTGACCCGCTAG
- a CDS encoding cupin domain-containing protein gives MMKAVVVGPGEGRFIAVGSTGAGVTVKASEAQTGGLCSVWEGRVEPGTVGAGPHYHRGRDEFFYVLQGEVVLRIGDESHAAGAGTFAFVPRETIHGFHNASTDSAILLVMHHPAGFERYLEELQQLAARHAGREEWAELAARFDMIPVPTPTET, from the coding sequence ATGATGAAGGCCGTTGTGGTGGGTCCCGGCGAGGGACGATTTATTGCGGTCGGGTCCACCGGCGCGGGCGTGACGGTCAAAGCGTCGGAAGCACAGACCGGCGGCCTGTGCAGCGTCTGGGAAGGCCGAGTCGAGCCGGGGACGGTGGGCGCGGGGCCGCACTACCATCGCGGGCGCGACGAGTTCTTCTATGTCCTTCAAGGTGAGGTGGTGCTGCGCATCGGCGACGAGAGCCACGCTGCCGGAGCGGGCACATTTGCCTTTGTCCCTCGCGAAACGATCCACGGCTTTCATAACGCGAGTACTGACAGCGCGATCCTCCTGGTCATGCATCATCCCGCGGGCTTCGAGCGCTATCTCGAAGAACTGCAGCAACTGGCTGCTCGGCACGCCGGCAGAGAGGAATGGGCGGAGCTTGCTGCTCGCTTCGACATGATCCCGGTGCCGACGCCTACAGAGACCTAG